CGACGAAGTTCTTATTCATGCGGTGGTTTCCCCAGTCTAATAAGCAGTGACGCAGTGCAACAATTGCAGGCTAGCGATGTTGGTCTGCAAGAGTCAACAGCGGTATAGACGGCCAAACATGTCCAATGAACTTTGGTTTTTTCCTCATAACGACCAAGCATGAGCATGCACGCCAGCGAGGCGGTCGTCGCGTGACGAAAGTGACAGCCGGGCGTCAGGGAGAAGCCGGCGCCGATTTCACCCGCATGGGTGTTGCAAATCGTTACTTGCTGATTTCAAAAGATTTCACGTGCTATTGATGCGGCGCTGAACGACCCTATATCCGGCGGATCGCCGGGAAACCTGTCTTTGTGGGCGCGCGACCCGGCCGGCATGCACCTTCATTCAAGGCGGAACCCATGGCACGCAAGAAGTCGCTTCAGCTGTACCGGAACCTGGGCATCATCGCGCACATCGACGCGGGCAAGACCACGACCACCGAGCGCATCCTGTACTACACGGGCAGGAAGCATCAGATCGTGGACGTGCACGACACCAAGGACGGCAAGGGCTCCACCACCACCGATTACCTGGAGCAGGAGCGCAAGCGCGGCATCACCATCCAGTCGGCGGCGGTGTCCACCGAGTGGAAGGGCCACCAGATCAACCTGATCGATACGCCAGGACACGTCGATTTCACCATCGAGGTGAATCGCAGCCTGCGCGTGCTCGACGGTGCCGTGGTGGTGTTCGATGGCGTGGCCGGCGTGGAACCGCAGACCGAGACCAACTGGCGCCTTGCCGACCAGTACAACGTGCCGCGCCTGTGCTACGTCAACAAGATGGACCGCATCGGCGCGAACTTCGAGCACTGCGTGAAGGGCATCCGCGAGCGCCTGGGTGCCAACGTGCTGCTGTGCCAGGTGCCGCTGGGCAGCCACGACGAATTCATCGGCATGGCCGACCTGGTGGCCGGCGTCGGTTACATCTGGAAGGGCGACGACAAGGACAGCCCGTGGGACACCGTGCCGCTGGACGAGATTGCCGGGCGCGTGAAGTTCTCCGCCGCGGGCGACCAGTCGTGGGTGGCCAACCTTGCCAAGCTGCGCCAGGAAACCCTGGAATATGCGCTGGCGATGGACGATGAAGCCTTCGATCGACTGATCGAAACCGGTGAGTTCGATCCGGAAGTGCTCAAGGCCTGCATTCGCAAGGGCTGCGTGTCCGGCAAGCTGGTACCGGTGTTCTGCGGCTCTTCGTACCGCAACAAGGGCGTGCAGCAGTTGCTGGACGCCGTGATCGACTACCTGCCGTACCCGGGCGAGAACGGTGGCATCGCGCTGGTCGACGAAGATGGCCATGTCACGGGCGAGCAGGGCGTTATCGACGATGCGCCGGCACGGGCATTGGCGTTCAAGGTGATCAACGACCAGTTCGGCACGCTCACCTTCTGCCGCATCTACTCGGGCGTGATCAGCAAGGGCGACACCTTGCTCAACGTCACGCGTGGGCGGAAGGAGCGCATCGGGCGCATCGTGGAAGTGCAGGCCAATGCCACCAAGGAAATCGACGAGGTTCGCGCGGGTGATATCTGCGCGTTCGTGTCACTCAAGGAGACCGAAACCGGCGACTCGCTGTCCGATCCCGCGCATCCGGCCTTGCTGGAGCGCATGCGCTTCCCTGATCCGGTGATCAGCGTGTCGGTGGAGCCCAAGAGCCGCAACGACATCGACAAGCTTTCCACCGCGCTCTACAAGATGGTGAAAGCGGATCCGTCGCTTCGCCTGGAAGTGGACAAGGAAACCGGCCAGACCGTGCTCAAGGGCATGGGCGAGCTGCACCTGGAAGTGACCATCGACCGCATGCGCACTGAGCTGGGCGTGGACGCCATCATGGGCAAGCCCAAGGTGAGCTTCCGCGAGGCGTTCGGCCGCACGATCGAGCACACCTACACGCACAAGAAGCAGTCAGGCGGCTCGGGCCAGTTTGCCGAGGTGACCATGGTGTTCGAGCCGGGCGAAACCGGCACGGGCGTGGTGTTCGCCGACGAGATTGTCGGTGGCCGCGTGCCGCGCGAATTCATCCCGGCGGTGGAGCACGCCGTGGACGTGGAATCCCGCGAGGGTCAGGTGGCCGGTTACGAGGTGGTGGACTTCAAGGCGCGCCTGATCGACGGCAAATACCACGACGTCGATTCGTCCGCGCTGGCCTTCGAAATCGCCACGCGCCAGTGCTTCCGCGAAGCCCAGCGGATGAGCAAGCCCAAGCTGCTGGAGCCGATCATGCGGCTGGAAGTGGTGACTGAAGCCGATTACCTCGGCGATGTCATTGGCGACATCAATCGCCGTCGCGGTTCGGTAAGCGATCAGGGTCAGAAGGGTCCGCAGGCATTCGTGCAAGGCTTCGTGCCGCTGGCGGAAATGTTCGGTTACATCAATTTCCTGCGCTCGGCCACGCGTGGTCGCGGCACCTTCACCATGGAGTTCGATCACTACGAGGAAGTGCCTGCCAACCTGGTGGACACACTGATGGAAAAGGAAGCGAAGGCGAAGTAATTGCCTTCACCGTTGCACCGCGCGGACCGGTGGGCCGGCGGTGCAACGGCATGGCCTGCGCGCAGCCCGGCGGCTGCGCCCGTGCCGACATAGCCATGACATTTGCGACGCCATACTGGCCGGATCAACCGCGGAGGAATCCCCATGGGCAAGACAAGCAAGGCCAAGAGTGACGCTGGCAGCGTCAAGACGCGCCAGAAGGCGGCCCTGAACACGCCCTCGCCGCTGGGCGAAAAGGCGACTCGCGACATCTCGGGCGAGCTCAATGCGCTGCTGTCCGACATCCTGGCCCTGTACCTGAAGACCAAGAATTTCCACTGGCATATGTCCGGCCCGTACTTCCGCGACTACCACCTGCTGCTGGACGAGCAGTCGGACGAGATCTACGCCACGGTGGACCCTATCGCCGAGCGCGTGCGCAAACTGGGCGGCACCACGCTGCGTTCGCTGGGGCACGCCAAGCGCCTTGCGCGCCTGTCCGACAACGATGCGGATTTCGTCACGCCGGATGACATGCTGGCCGAGCTGCGCGAGGACAACCAGCGCCTGGCCGGCTTCATGCGCGCGACCCATGAGTTGTGCGACGAGTACGGCGACGTGGCCACGGCCAGCCTGCTGGAGAACTGGATCGACGAGGCCGAGCGCCGCGTGTGGTTCCTGTTCGAGACGAGTCGCCGCTCGTAAGCAGCCAATGGCCCGTGGCGTGGCACGTCCATGCCACGGGCTTTCTCCCTGGGGCGTGATATTCGCCTGAGCGAGCGTTCATCAACGTCCACGCCCGGTCACATGTGCAACGCATGTGTCTAACAAACGGGGCACCAAGATGGCAGGTGGCGATGCACGAGCGTGCGTCGCGCCCATTCATGTCGTCGAGGAGCGCACCATGCCCAGTCGAGAGCGGGGCCCGTCCAGTCGAGCCGGTGACCTGCATCATTATCCGCAAGGCAGCCATGCCGGGCGCGTGTCACGCAAACAGGCCGAGCAGCATCGCCAGGACCTGCATGACGAGGCGCTGGAGGAAACGTTCCCGGCCAGTGATCCGACGTCACCGTTCGTCCCTGCATTGCCGCGGAAACATCATTGATCGGCACGATGCGTGGGTGGTCGCGATGAACAGGCATCGCGATGGATAGTCTGGTGCGCTGGTGGCAGCACGATCCGTGGACGCGGCTGGGCATGGCTGTCGCGGCGGCGCTGCTGGCCGCGATGGTGTTGCGTCTGCTGGCCTACGCCGTTCTGCGGCGACTGGCCCGGCGTCGTCCGCTGGCCGCTGACTTGCTGGGGCGCGCCAGTGCGCCGATGGAGTGGCTGATACCGCTACTGATGCTGCTGGCCGCGTTGCGCGTGCTGCCGGATGCTGATGTCCTGCCGGCGTTCGTGCTGGTGCAACACGTGCTGCTCATCGCGTTGATGGTCGCCCTGGTATGGCTCGCGCTGCGTTGCCTGGGTGTGCTGGAGCTTGCCGCCATTCACCGGTATCCGGTGGATGTGGCCGACAACCTGGCGGCGCGTCGCATGCTCACCCAGGTGCGCGTGCTTCGGCGGACTGCGGATGTGCTGGTGATCCTGCTGGGTACGTCGGCGATCCTGCTGACGATACCCGGCGTGCGCCAGATCGGCGCCAGCCTGCTGGCGTCGGCGGGCGTGGCAGGGTTGGCGCTCGGTCTTGCCGCCAAGCCGGTGCTGAGCAATCTCATCGCCGGCCTGCAGATTGCGTTGACCCAGCCCATCCGCCTGGATGACGTGGTGATCATCCAGGGCGAATGGGGGCGTATCGAGGAGATCACCGGCAGCTATGTGGTGGTGCGCATCTGGGACGAGCGCCGCATGGTGGTGCCGCTCAACTGGTTCATGGAAAACCCCTTCCAGAACTGGACGCGCAACAGTGCGCAGCTGCTCGGTGCCGTGTTCCTGTGGATGGATTACGGCGTGCCGATCCAGCCGTTGCGTGACGAGTTCGCCCGCCTGTGCCACGAGGCCCCCGAGTGGGATGGGCGTGTCTGCGTGATGCAGGTGACCGATACCAGCGAGCGCGCGGTGCAGTTGCGTGCACTGATGAGTTCCGCCGATTCCGGGCGGAATTTCGACCTGCGGTGCAAGGTGCGCGAGGGCTTGCTTGCCTTCATCAAGGCCAACTACCCGGAGGCGTTGCCGCGCATCCGGGCCGAGTTTGGTCGATCGGGTGATGCGGCCGCCGAAGGCTCAGGCAATGCCGCGCCAGCGGGCCACGATGCCCACTCCCTTGGTGACGGCGCTCGATAGCAGGCGCAGGTCCAGTGGCATGTCGGGACGATGCACGTCCAGCAGCAACGCCACGCGGGTCTGCCCGCTGCGGTTCCAGACTTCGTGCGGGTAGGTGTCGTCCCATAGCAGCTGCTCGCCATTGCCCAGGCGATGCTCTTCGCCGGCGAGCCACAGTACGGCGCCCGGCTGGCCATCCTCGGCCAGTGGTGATTCCAGGTTCAGCTGGTAACGCAGGATGCCGCGAAAAGGGCCGCTGTGCCGCGGGATGTGCTTGCCCGGCGCGAGAAACGACAGCGTGGCTGACAGCACCTCGGGGCAGGCGGTGAGCAGTTCGGCCAGGAACGGGCAGCGCGCCATGTTGGAGGGAACGTCCTGCCCGTAGACCTTGAGCAGCAACATCCGCCAGTCGCGGCCATCGGTGGCGGAGATGGCCGCCTGGGCCGGCATGATCTCGTGGAAACGGGGAATGGGTTCCGCGCTTTCCAGTACGGCCATGGCTTCGCCGCGGATGACCTCCCACGCGTCGTGAAAGCGGCGGGCATCCGGGAAGCAGGCGTCGATATCCAGTACGGGCGGCGTGTTGATGCGGGCGTCGTATAGACGGCGTATGGCCCGTGATGACAGCTCATAGAGCGAATCCATCTTCGGTATTCCCTTTCTTATTGCCCGGTGGGCTCGCCCGCCACGCTGCCGTGCGGCGGCCATCTCCGGCGGCCGATGTGTTGCACGGTAGCGACAGGTATCTCCTCGTCACGTGAACGCATCAGGCCGGCTCCGGTCGACATCGGTCATTTCGGAATGCAGATGAGAAAAACAGTCTTTTTGGCTGTTTTTTCGAGAGATTTTTCTTGTATTTTACGTGACGTCACGTAAAATACGCGCAAATGATGAGGATGCGCCATGGTTGACCCACAAGATCCGGGCACGCTTGCTTTGCCCCTGACGTTCAAGCGTTCGCGAGGGCGTCCGCGCAAGCCCAATGCGCTGACGGCGGCGGAGCGTGCGCGCCGTTACCGGGCAAGAAAGAAAACGATGGCGATGCACGCCGTGTCGTTTGCCGTGCACAGCGAGGTCGTGCGTGAGCGGGACGAGGCGGTATCGCAGGCAAGGCAATTGCGCGCCGAGCTGGAGCGCCTGCTGCAACAGTTGCAGCCGTAAGTCGAAAGCGGCGCGGCGGCAGCTGCTGTCGCGGACGAATCGACAGGCTCGTGGCCGTCCTTGCGACGGCCGCGCGTGTTTGTGTTCCGTCAGGCCTGCAGCAAGGACAGTGCCTGGTGACGTGCCGAGGCGCGCAGTGAGCGGCGCAGCCCCGGATCGTTGGTGGTGCGCGCCAGCACCATGCCGCCCACGCACAGCGACACCATGGATTCTGCGCGGCGGTCGGCATCGCGCACGCCCTTGAGCGCCAGGCGATACACCTCGCTCATGCCGCGGATCAGGTCGGTATAGGCCTGTTGCGGCTCAAGCCCCGCCCGCGCCACATCCGATGGCAGCGCATACAGCGGGCAATGCATGTTGATGTCGTCCAGCACTTCGTCGCTCAGGTACAGATCCACCAGCATGGTGGCCAGCTGGCGCGGGTTTTCGACGGAAAGGCCGCCCCCGGACATCTTGGCGGCGAATGGATTGCAGGTGGCGAAGCTCGCCACCGCGGCGGCGTACAGTTCGTCCTTGCTGTCGAAGTGATGGTAGAACGCGCCGCGGGTGAGTCCGGCGTCGGCCATGATCTGGTCGATGGTGACCTGCTGGAACCCATGGCGGTTGAACAGGCGTCGCGCCGATTCCACGATGCGCGCACGGGTCTGGATCTTGTGTTCAGGGCTATAGGGCATGGCGGATGGCCTCCTGCCTCAAGGTATAGCAGCGCTGCAGAATATGTTCTTTAACATAAATTGCCGCTGTGTATGCTCAGGCGTCGTGAGTGAAAACGCGCGCGAACGGAGGGCTGCATGAAGATCTACTGGATCAGGGCGCAGGCGCCGCGCCGGGTGCTGGCACTGGTAAAACACCTGGGGCTGGATGCGCAGTTCGTCTGGATGGATGCCAAAGTCGGCGCGATGCGCGCGCCGGATTACGCTGCGATCAATCCCAACTGCAAGGCTCCGACGCTGGTCGATGGCGATTTCGTGCTGTGGGAGTCGTCGGCCATCATGGCCTGGCTGTGCAACAAGGCCGGCTCGGACATGTGGCCTTCGCGGCAGCCGGATGAGCAGGTGCAGGTACTGCGCTGGCTGTCATGGAACGACAACCACTGGGCGCGCGCCGTCGGGCCGTTCTACTTCGAGCATGTGGTCAAGGCGACTTTCGGCCTCGGCCCGCCCGATCCCGCCGAGCTGGAGCCGATGATTCCGCAGCTGAAGAGTCTTGCGGTCATCCTGGACAGCTGGCTCGAGGGGCGCGACTTCGTTGCCTGCCATCGCCTCACCATTGCCGATTTCCAGCTCGCCGCCATGGCGTGCGACTGGCGGCGGGCGCAGATGCCGCTGGCAGAGTTTCCCAACATCGTGCGCTGGCTGGATGGGTTGGATCGCTTGCCGGCATGGGCCGATCCATGGCCGGCCCACCCGGTTGACGCCGAGCCCGAGCACGCCTGAATCCGGCATACGCGCATGGGTGGCGCCCAGGCGCAACTCCGTCCGCGGGCGCACGGACAATCGGCACAGGCGAGGCTGCGGTTTTTGCAGTGGAATCCCGGATGATCACCAGGACAGGGAAGGCCGCGATGCGCATCACGTTCCGTCCAGTCGCCTTGCTCGCTACGCTGATGCCGTTCTGTGCGATGGCCGGCGCGCCCGCGCTGGACGTGCAACCGTGGACGCCTGCCGGTATTTCCAGCGACCTGTTCGAGTCACATCCGGCGTTTGATCCGCTGACCGGCGACGTGTACTTCGTACGCAGCTCCAAATCGTTTTCCGGCTGGCGCATCCTCTATTCGCATTGCGACGGCACGCGCTGGAGCAAGCCATTGCCTGCGCCGTTCGCCGGAGCCGGGGTGGAGGCCGATCCCTGGTTCACGCCCGACGGCCACCGCGTGTATTTCATTTCCACGCGCGCCACCGGAAGCACCAAGAGCAAGGATCTGGATATCTGGCGCGTGGATCGCCGGCAGGACGGCCACTGGGAGAAACCGGTGCGCCTGCCGGAGCCGGTGAACTCGGGCGAGGCGGAATGGTTTCCGCGACTGGCGCCCGATGGCTGGCTGTACTTCGGGTCGAACCGCCAGGGCGGCTTGGGCAAGAACGACATCTGGCGCGCCCGCGAATCCGCGCCGGGGCATTGGAAGGTGGAGAATGCCGGCGCGGCGCTCAATACGGCAGGCAACGAGTATGAGGCGCTGCCTTCACCGGATGGCCAATGGCTGGTGCTCAATGCCGATGGTGGGTACTACACGTCGCGCATGGGAGCGAATGGCTGGCAGCCGCGCACCAGGCTGGGCCCCGAGATCAACGTCAACGGCTCGGAAATCGGCGCGCTGTTCTCGCCATCGGGTAAATCGCTGCTGTTCGCGCGGGACACGGGCGAGCCGAAGTCGGGCGAGTTCTTCGTCTGGCATATCGAAGGCAGCGAGGCGTGGCCGCCGACCTGCGGGGCCACGCCTGGTTGAGCGGATCGGTCAGGCCTTGAGCTCGGCCTTCAGTGCGTCCGCCTGCTTCGGGAACCACGGCCCGTTGGTTTCCAGTACGTCGTCGGCCAGTTTCTTCGCTTCGTCATTGCGATGCAGGGCCTTCAGTGCTTTCACGCGCTGAAGCGCGACGGCGAGACGGTTGGCGCCATAGGCCTTGTCGGCTGCCTGAGTCAGGTACGGCAGGGCATCGGCGGGTTTGCCCGCGTCCACCAGGCTGCGGCCGTAGCGATACGCGTAGACGTAATCGTTGGGGTAGGCAGCGATCAGCTTGCGCTGGTAGTCATCCAGTTCAGCGGTGCGCTTGTCGCGCTGCAGGTAGATGCGCAGGTTGTCCGCCAGGTTGCGGTCGCTGGCCAGGTTGTTGCCCAGCCGCTGGCGCGTCTGCGTGATGGCGCGGTCCAGAATCGCGGTGGCCGCCGCCTGATCACCGAGCGCCTCGTCCAGTTCGACGCTGGTCAGCACGGCGCTGCGCTGGTCGGCGCAGGCCGGCGTGGCAACCAGCACCTGGGAATTCACGTAGGTGTCGAGTGGCTTGCGTTGTGCGGCGAGCAGCGTCTTGCGTGCTGCAGCGGGCAGTTTCTCGCTGGAGGCCAGCAGGTGATCGAGCACGTAGGGACGCTGGCAGCCGATGTCTTGCGCCAGCACCTTCTGCGCGGCAGCGATCACGGCGATATCGTCCTTGGCTGTTTCGGCCTTGATCAGCACGAGCTGGTCGAGCGTCACGCCGACACGGGCCTGCTTCTTCGCACTCTGCTGCTGTGCGACGGGCAGGGTGGCGAACCAGTCCAGGCCACCGCTGCCTTCGGAGCGGGCCTGATAGGCCTCCAGCACGTTGGCGACATCGTCGACGGTGCCCTTGGCGGCCTTTTGTTTCAGGCCATCGAGCGTGTCGCCGGTGGCGAGGATGGCGTTGATCTTCGGATAGAACTTCTCGCGCGGCTGCTCCGCCGTGATGCGGCCCAGTTCATTGCCATGCGCGTCCAGCACCACGTAGCTGGGCAGGAACGATGCATTGAGCTTCTTCATCCATGCCTGGCCGTCCGGCGAATCCGCGTCGGCCTCGACCACGATGGCCTTGCGCTCCACCGCTTCCCACTCCTTGCCGTTCAATACATGGCTGGCCATGTAGTAGCAGGAGTAACACCACACGGCCTGGAAATCGAGAATCACCGGGCGGTGTTGTTCCGCCGAGGCCTTTAGTGCTTCGTCGATGGTCAGCGGCGCGCGGGTTTCCGCGGCATGCAGGCCAAGGGCCGACGAGGCCATCAGCGTGGCGACAAGCAAGGCGGCTTTCCTGCGGGGAAGGGTGTTGGGCATGGTCGAGGTCCCTGGTTTGCGGTGGCATTCATGGGTGGGAGGGATGGCCTTGCGGCCACCCCTCCCGATGCAGGCACGAGGGGATGCCTGCATCGACACGGTCTCGTCAGTAGTCGTAGCTCGCGGTCAGGCGCACATAGCGCGGCTGCTGGCGATCCACGGCCGAGCCGTACAGCGGATCAGGCGTGCCCGGCGAGATCTGGTAGTACGGGTAGGCGTTGACGATGGTCTGCGAGTTGAACAGGTTGAACACATTGAGCGAGAAGCTCAGCTTGTGGTCGGCGAAGGCAGGGCTATAGGCCACACCTGCATCCACCGTCTTGATCCACGGCAGGCGATGCGTGCCCGGAGGCGATGGCTGGCCACCGCACCAGTGGTAGTAGCTGCCGTAGCCATTCGGGTCGGTCTGGTCCGGTCCGTAGAAGCCCAGGCAGTTGCGCGGGTTGCCCGAGACCAGCGAGATGTCACCCGACACCTGCCATTCCGGGTTGATCTGGTAGTAACCGAACGCCTTCAGCTGGTGCGTGTGGTCGTTGCTCTGCGCGCCGTTGCTGTTGACCATCAGCGAGGGGAAATCCCAGTCGATGCTGGTGGACGCGGCGGTCTGCTGGATGTCCGAACGCAGCTGGCCTTCCGTATCGCCGTAGCTGCGCGAGAACACGTAGTCGACCTTGCCATACCAGTGGCCGTCGAACGGGTGTTCCAGGAAGGTTTCCAGCGCATAGTACTTGCGCTTGAGCGGCGGGAAGCTCATTTCCGCATTGCTCAGCGACACGCTGCGATAGGCACCGGTGTCGTCGACCACGGTGAAGGTGTTGGCGCGACCCGGGTTGATCAGGTAGCAGCTGTTGGTGGCGCTCACCGTGTAACCGAGCTGGGCGGCCTTGTTTTCGATGGTGGGCACATCGCAATAGTCGTCGATGGCGTTGCGCAGGATGCGCTGCGTCAGCTTGGCGCCGTAGACCCAGTTGGTGCCCAGCGTCTTGCTGAAGCCGAGGATGAACTCATCCTGGTACTCCGGCCGGATGTTCTGCGCGGTCACCGTCTTCGGGTCGGGCAGAACGCCATAGGTGTTGTTGGAGGACACCGGCTTGGAGAACGCCGTCAGTCCGATAGGTGTGCCATCGGCCGCGATGCCGCTATAGGTAAAGTACTGCTGGGTGGACACATACGCGCCGGCGGCGTTGAGCGCCGGGTTCAGCGGCAGGCCCAGGTAATAGCGGCCGGCATTGCCGTAGACCTTGAAGCTGGAGTCGCCGTTTACGTCCCAGCTGAAGCCAAGGCGTGGCGCCCATTGCGCGCTGTGCTGGCGGATGTAGGCATCGCCGTTGGCGTTGTAATCGGTGAACTGGTCGTTGCGCAGGCCCAGCGACAGCAGCCAGCGATCAGTCACCTGCCACTTGTCTTCGATGTACTGCGCGCGCTGCGCCGAGCGCACGCTGGCGATGGAGTTGTTGACGTGCTGGATCGCGTAATAGCGCGAGCCACCGTTCGGATAGTTGGCCGGTGCACCCACGCCGAGGCTGGGAATCAGCGCGACGCCCGGCGTGGTGGTGTACTCGTAATCCCAGTAATAGCCATTGCCGGAGTTCTGGCTGCCCTGGTCGATAGCACGGGAGTTCTGGTTGTCGATACCTGCCGAGATCGTGTGCGAGCCCAGCTGGTAAGTCAGGTCGATGCGCAGGTTGTCGGTGGTGTTGTGGCGGTTGGGGTTGAACAGCGACTGCGTGGTCTGGTTGTTGCCGATCGGAATGCCGCCGTTGAGAGCAGGGTTCTGATTGGCGATATAGGTGAGATAGGTCAGGCTACCGTCGTAATTGCCCGGCACGTCGTAATTGAGCAGCTTCATCTTGCCGTAGGTGGCCGTGAAGGTCAGGGCATCGGTGATATAGCTGGTGAACTTGGCCGTGTAGAGATCGCCGCCGGTCTTGATGCGGTCGTCCTGGTTCACGTAGCTGCCGCGCGACAGCGTGGTGTAGTCGTAATCGTAGATGGTGCCGGACTTCTCCAGCTTGTTGGACGCGCCGGTGATTTCCAGGATGTTGCTGTCGGTGATGTTCCAGTCCAGCTTCGCGTACCACTTGGGCGACTTGTACGTGTAATCCACGTACGGCTTGGCGTTGGACACATCGTTGACCGTGTTGCCTTCCTGCTTGGTCGCTTCCGCGGACACGAACAGGAACAGCTTGTCCTTGATCAGCGGGCCACCGATGTAAGCGTCATAGGTGGTGACCCACTGGTGATTGCGGCTGTTGGGGTCGTACAGGCCGCCGGCCACCGGCGAGGCGGGCAGGCCATTGGTGTAATAGGTGTTGGTGCCGTCTGCCTGCGCGAATGCCGGCTGCCACAGCACCTGGCCACCGAAGTGCCATTCGTTGGTGCCGCGCTTGCCCACCATGTTGATCACGCCGCCGTCGGAGCGGCCGTACTGCGCGCTGTAGCCGCCGGTATAGATTTCCTGCTGCTCGATGGAGCCATAGGGCAGGGTGAGGCCGCCCATGCCGCGCTGAGGATCGGTGGTGTTGAATCCGTTGATGTAGTAAGCGTTTTCACTCGCGGCCGAGCCGCCGAAGCTCACCAGCGACTGCCCCGTGGGGCCGGTGTAACCGCCGCTGTTGCCCGTGACGCCCGGTGCCAGCAGCGCAATGGCCTCGGCCGAGCGCGCCAGCGGAAGGCGTGCCAGTTCATCGGCGGTGATGACGGTGCGCGAGTCGATGGCGGTCACGTCGATAGCCGGCGTGGTGTTGGCCGACACGCTCACGGCGCCCAGGTTCTTGGCGGCCGGCTCGAACGACACTTCCGTTCCTGAGCCCACGCGCAGGGAAATGTCGTTGCGCGTATCCACCACGTTGCCATCGTGCAGCAGCGAGACGGTATAGGTGCCCAGCGGCAGTTCGGTGGCGCTGTAGCGGCCCCGGTTGTCGACGTTGACCGTGCGCGAAATGCCGGTGCTGCTCTTGATCAGTACCGACTCGCCGGTATTGGCGGGTACCTGGCCGAAGATGCTGCCGGTGGTGGATTGGGCGAACACCGGCGCGGCGCCCAGCGCCAGCAGGGTGGTCAGTGCAGCCGCCAGCGGGCGCGGCGAAACGGAAAAGTGTCTGTTCAAAGTCGGTTCTCGAAAATCCGGGTAGCGGGTGTCGCCACCGCGCGCATCCATGCGCAGCGAGGAAGCCTGGGCTTCCGCTTCGGTGGCAACG
The nucleotide sequence above comes from Dyella telluris. Encoded proteins:
- a CDS encoding PD40 domain-containing protein, whose amino-acid sequence is MRITFRPVALLATLMPFCAMAGAPALDVQPWTPAGISSDLFESHPAFDPLTGDVYFVRSSKSFSGWRILYSHCDGTRWSKPLPAPFAGAGVEADPWFTPDGHRVYFISTRATGSTKSKDLDIWRVDRRQDGHWEKPVRLPEPVNSGEAEWFPRLAPDGWLYFGSNRQGGLGKNDIWRARESAPGHWKVENAGAALNTAGNEYEALPSPDGQWLVLNADGGYYTSRMGANGWQPRTRLGPEINVNGSEIGALFSPSGKSLLFARDTGEPKSGEFFVWHIEGSEAWPPTCGATPG
- a CDS encoding mechanosensitive ion channel family protein; protein product: MDSLVRWWQHDPWTRLGMAVAAALLAAMVLRLLAYAVLRRLARRRPLAADLLGRASAPMEWLIPLLMLLAALRVLPDADVLPAFVLVQHVLLIALMVALVWLALRCLGVLELAAIHRYPVDVADNLAARRMLTQVRVLRRTADVLVILLGTSAILLTIPGVRQIGASLLASAGVAGLALGLAAKPVLSNLIAGLQIALTQPIRLDDVVIIQGEWGRIEEITGSYVVVRIWDERRMVVPLNWFMENPFQNWTRNSAQLLGAVFLWMDYGVPIQPLRDEFARLCHEAPEWDGRVCVMQVTDTSERAVQLRALMSSADSGRNFDLRCKVREGLLAFIKANYPEALPRIRAEFGRSGDAAAEGSGNAAPAGHDAHSLGDGAR
- a CDS encoding thioredoxin family protein yields the protein MPNTLPRRKAALLVATLMASSALGLHAAETRAPLTIDEALKASAEQHRPVILDFQAVWCYSCYYMASHVLNGKEWEAVERKAIVVEADADSPDGQAWMKKLNASFLPSYVVLDAHGNELGRITAEQPREKFYPKINAILATGDTLDGLKQKAAKGTVDDVANVLEAYQARSEGSGGLDWFATLPVAQQQSAKKQARVGVTLDQLVLIKAETAKDDIAVIAAAQKVLAQDIGCQRPYVLDHLLASSEKLPAAARKTLLAAQRKPLDTYVNSQVLVATPACADQRSAVLTSVELDEALGDQAAATAILDRAITQTRQRLGNNLASDRNLADNLRIYLQRDKRTAELDDYQRKLIAAYPNDYVYAYRYGRSLVDAGKPADALPYLTQAADKAYGANRLAVALQRVKALKALHRNDEAKKLADDVLETNGPWFPKQADALKAELKA
- a CDS encoding glutathione S-transferase family protein; the protein is MKIYWIRAQAPRRVLALVKHLGLDAQFVWMDAKVGAMRAPDYAAINPNCKAPTLVDGDFVLWESSAIMAWLCNKAGSDMWPSRQPDEQVQVLRWLSWNDNHWARAVGPFYFEHVVKATFGLGPPDPAELEPMIPQLKSLAVILDSWLEGRDFVACHRLTIADFQLAAMACDWRRAQMPLAEFPNIVRWLDGLDRLPAWADPWPAHPVDAEPEHA
- a CDS encoding Dps family protein; this translates as MGKTSKAKSDAGSVKTRQKAALNTPSPLGEKATRDISGELNALLSDILALYLKTKNFHWHMSGPYFRDYHLLLDEQSDEIYATVDPIAERVRKLGGTTLRSLGHAKRLARLSDNDADFVTPDDMLAELREDNQRLAGFMRATHELCDEYGDVATASLLENWIDEAERRVWFLFETSRRS
- a CDS encoding TetR/AcrR family transcriptional regulator produces the protein MPYSPEHKIQTRARIVESARRLFNRHGFQQVTIDQIMADAGLTRGAFYHHFDSKDELYAAAVASFATCNPFAAKMSGGGLSVENPRQLATMLVDLYLSDEVLDDINMHCPLYALPSDVARAGLEPQQAYTDLIRGMSEVYRLALKGVRDADRRAESMVSLCVGGMVLARTTNDPGLRRSLRASARHQALSLLQA
- the fusA gene encoding elongation factor G; amino-acid sequence: MARKKSLQLYRNLGIIAHIDAGKTTTTERILYYTGRKHQIVDVHDTKDGKGSTTTDYLEQERKRGITIQSAAVSTEWKGHQINLIDTPGHVDFTIEVNRSLRVLDGAVVVFDGVAGVEPQTETNWRLADQYNVPRLCYVNKMDRIGANFEHCVKGIRERLGANVLLCQVPLGSHDEFIGMADLVAGVGYIWKGDDKDSPWDTVPLDEIAGRVKFSAAGDQSWVANLAKLRQETLEYALAMDDEAFDRLIETGEFDPEVLKACIRKGCVSGKLVPVFCGSSYRNKGVQQLLDAVIDYLPYPGENGGIALVDEDGHVTGEQGVIDDAPARALAFKVINDQFGTLTFCRIYSGVISKGDTLLNVTRGRKERIGRIVEVQANATKEIDEVRAGDICAFVSLKETETGDSLSDPAHPALLERMRFPDPVISVSVEPKSRNDIDKLSTALYKMVKADPSLRLEVDKETGQTVLKGMGELHLEVTIDRMRTELGVDAIMGKPKVSFREAFGRTIEHTYTHKKQSGGSGQFAEVTMVFEPGETGTGVVFADEIVGGRVPREFIPAVEHAVDVESREGQVAGYEVVDFKARLIDGKYHDVDSSALAFEIATRQCFREAQRMSKPKLLEPIMRLEVVTEADYLGDVIGDINRRRGSVSDQGQKGPQAFVQGFVPLAEMFGYINFLRSATRGRGTFTMEFDHYEEVPANLVDTLMEKEAKAK
- a CDS encoding aspartyl/asparaginyl beta-hydroxylase domain-containing protein, with product MDSLYELSSRAIRRLYDARINTPPVLDIDACFPDARRFHDAWEVIRGEAMAVLESAEPIPRFHEIMPAQAAISATDGRDWRMLLLKVYGQDVPSNMARCPFLAELLTACPEVLSATLSFLAPGKHIPRHSGPFRGILRYQLNLESPLAEDGQPGAVLWLAGEEHRLGNGEQLLWDDTYPHEVWNRSGQTRVALLLDVHRPDMPLDLRLLSSAVTKGVGIVARWRGIA